In Helianthus annuus cultivar XRQ/B chromosome 8, HanXRQr2.0-SUNRISE, whole genome shotgun sequence, a single genomic region encodes these proteins:
- the LOC110872475 gene encoding G-type lectin S-receptor-like serine/threonine-protein kinase At4g27290 codes for MTVALYHQWRVIPYMYSCLFLLSILLPDCAALDTVYANQPINDGETIVSNGKMFEMGFFSPGKSKNRYLGIWYKKISVCTVVWVANRETPITDKSGMFKVSSHGNLEILNGSNTSVWSSGSTVSERSNNPVVQLLDSGNLVVWERDKNSTNNNMIWESFDYLGDTLLPGMKLRKDLVTGLQRYLNSWKSPDDPSIGVYSNILDSNGYPQLFGWQDHVLVSRLGPWNGLGFSGFPIDEANPLIASYFVINEKEIYIKYELTSSVVQRIVLTWDGRTQILHWIERIQDWIVYGDYKVDICDNFAVCGPYGSCSIDKHPPCTCMPGFKPRSPKEWDASDWSSGCKRKTPLNCRDVNADGFQKTTGVKLPDTRRAWYNVSMTLGECEMACRMKCNCTAYANIDISNGGTGCLLWFDELLDTRDYDEDHNIYIRMAASELAGHQSESNKSKSVVTWVLSFSLVTLVLCVVAYAYKRRKNTLLMKDQGDMEYALDKKNADVQTQVLGDIPFISLYKVAKATNNFSVSNKIGEGGFGPVYKGVLEDGREVAVKRLSDTSQQGIEEFKNELISISKLQHRNLVKLLGYCIHGNEMILIYEYMANKSLDSFIFDEARSTMLDWPQRLGIVHGVARGILYLHQDSRLQIIHRDLKAGNILLDGDMNPKISDFGLARKFVGHDTTAKTKKVVGTYGYISPEYAVHGRFSTKSDVYSFGVLVLEIVSGKKNREFSHEDHSDNLLGHAWRLYKQGRSIELMSASLHASCVVPEVIRSIHVALLCVQHHAKDRPTMLSVLLMLVSDSALPTPKQPAFFTGEENTCKLDSVSSLDEYMITLLYPR; via the exons ATGACGGTTGCTCTGTATCATCAATGGAGGGTCATTCCGTACATGTATTCTTGCTTGTTTCTTTTATCTATTCTGTTACCAGACTGTGCTGCACTAGATACAGTCTATGCAAATCAACCAATTAATGATGGTGAAACCATTGTTTCTAACGGGAAGATGTTTGAAATGGGATTTTTTAGTCCCGGAAAGTCCAAGAACCGTTACTTGGGGATATGGTACAAGAAGATATCAGTCTGTACTGTCGTATGGGTTGCTAACAGGGAAACACCGATTACTGATAAATCGGGTATGTTCAAAGTCAGTAGCCATGGAAATCTGGAGATTCTCAATGGTAGCAACACCTCAGTCTGGTCATCCGGGTCAACGGTATCTGAGCGGAGTAATAATCCGGTGGTGCAGCTTTTGGATTCTGGAAATCTTGTTGTGTGGGAAAGGGATAAAAATAGCACCAACAATAATATGATATGGGAAAGCTTTGATTATCTTGGTGACACACTGCTGCCCGGAATGAAACTCAGGAAGGACTTGGTAACAGGGTTGCAGAGGTATCTGAATTCTTGGAAAAGTCCTGATGATCCTTCTATAGGTGTGTATAGTAATATATTAGACTCAAATGGATATCCACAATTATTCGGGTGGCAAGATCATGTTTTAGTATCAAGACTCGGACCGTGGAATGGTCTGGGCTTCAGCGGCTTTCCCATTGATGAAGCAAACCCACTTATTGCATCCTATTTTGTTATTAATGAGAAAGAAATATATATTAAGTATGAACTTACAAGTTCTGTTGTTCAAAGGATAGTTTTGACTTGGGATGGCAGGACACAGATTCTCCATTGGATCGAGCGAATCCAAGATTGGATTGTGTATGGAGATTATAAAGTAGATATTTGTGATAATTTTGCGGTCTGTGGTCCTTATGGAAGCTGTAGCATTGACAAGCATCCACCTTGTACTTGTATGCCGGGTTTTAAACCAAGAAGTCCAAAAGAATGGGACGCGTCTGATTGGTCAAGTGGATGTAAACGCAAAACGCCTTTGAATTGTAGGGATGTGAATGCGGATGGGTTTCAAAAAACTACAGGAGTAAAACTACCAGACACACGAAGGGCATGGTATAATGTGAGTATGACCCTTGGAGAGTGTGAAATGGCTTGCAGAATGAAATGTAATTGTACAGCTTATGCAAATATAGATATCAGTAACGGGGGAACTGGATGTTTACTGTGGTTTGATGAGCTATTGGATACCCGAGACTATGATGAAGATCATAATATATACATAAGAATGGCCGCCTCTGAGTTAGCAG GTCACCAGTCCGAATCCAACAAAAGCAAAAGTGTTGTCACCTGGGTCTTATCATTTTCATTAGTTACATTGGTTCTCTGTGTGGTAGCTTATGCCTATAAAAGGAGAAAGAATACGCTTCTGATGAAAGACCAAG GGGACATGGAGTATGCCCTTGATAAAAAGAATGCAGATGTCCAGACACAAGTTCTTGGCGATATACCATTCATTAGCCTATATAAAGTAGCAAAGGCCACAAATAACTTCAGTGTCTCCAATAAGATTGGAGAAGGTGGCTTTGGTCCTGTTTATAAG GGTGTGTTAGAAGACGGACGCGAAGTGGCTGTGAAGCGACTCTCAGACACATCTCAACAAGGGATTGAAGAATTCAAGAATGAACTCATTTCTATATCTAAGCTTCAGCATCGGAACCTTGTGAAGCTACTTGGATACTGCATCCATGGAAATGAAATGATTTTGATTTACGAGTACATGGCTAACAAAAGCTTGGACTCATTTATATTTG ATGAAGCAAGAAGTACAATGCTTGATTGGCCTCAACGTTTAGGTATCGTTCACGGAGTGGCTCGTGGTATTCTATATCTACATCAAGATTCCCGCCTCCAAATAATCCACAGAGATCTCAAGGCAGGTAATATATTGCTGGATGGTGACATGAATCCAAAGATATCTGATTTCGGCCTTGCTAGAAAGTTTGTAGGACATGATACCACTGCCAAGACAAAGAAAGTGGTCGGGACATA TGGTTACATTTCTCCTGAGTACGCTGTACATGGGCGTTTCTCTACAAAGTCGGATGTATATAGTTTTGGTGTTTTGGTGTTGGAGATTGTGAGTGGTAAGAAGAACAGAGAATTCTCTCATGAAGATCACAGTGACAACCTTCTTGGACAT GCATGGAGACTTTATAAACAAGGCAGGTCTATAGAACTTATGAGTGCATCTTTACATGCCTCGTGTGTGGTCCCTGAAGTAATACGATCAATACACGTGGCACTATTGTGTGTGCAACATCATGCAAAAGACAGGCCAACTATGTTATCAGTGCTTCTAATGCTTGTTAGTGACAGTGCTTTGCCTACACCAAAACAACCTGCTTTTTTCACAGGAGAGGAGAATACCTGTAAACTTGACTCTGTTTCCTCCTTAGATGAATACATGATAACCCTATTGTATCCTCGGTAG